The DNA sequence ccgacgccgacgacaccggcttttctgcgacacgagctccttaacgctgtcgcgttaaaataaaggctagtatgcttcgtatcctgggcttagccttagctaagccccagccattttttatgcgaagcatattacgagagctcaacccagctcctcatgcgcggcggtgtcgccttcaataccgcctgacaccgtgatgtcacgacagaggagaaacggggctccacctcacgccgtcgctcgcggcgtcgcggcggtatataaacagctgcgcttgcctctgctagacactctcgaggtgagatgcctcctggagacatagctgctcgttggaatgagaagcgaaggttgcggcgtgctacagagactgattttctaggtggctttggctcaactcttgcaagatgggctgggtgggaatcgaaccaaggtctccggagtgtgagacggaaacgctaccactgagccacgagtacgatggttcaaagcggtgcaaaagcgcctctagtgaatgcggtgttgccttagaaacgaactgtttctaaggctcaggcgtgcgtcgcttgctcaggcgcacatttcgttgcggcgccgaacgctgcgttgctcgacgctcaccgcgtctaatgcggggcgcgtagtcgctgcgccgtagcccattgtcttccaccccttggcgggtcgacgggaacgctgtcgtgtacgaactcttgaaggcgaagcagagtaatgcatgagttgtttcttcgtctagcagaaccaaatatagccaagcaacagcagttcaccaggctaaacagtggttcaacaactaaaataaaggctagtatgcttcgcatcctgggcttaaccttagctaagccacagccattttttcatcaTCTGCTTTTCTGTTCTTATTGGAATCAAGTATTAACTTCGCATACGCGTTTTGTCAAAAAATGTCTGTTAACGTTTTATGTATTACTGCTTACGCGTTATTTCTGATGGATTTTTCGCTGTTTTGCTGTGGACCTGTTTCGAAAATGGCTTTATGGATGAGCTTTTCCCTGTTGTATAAATGTTTTTAGCGCGTGAAACAGAGTGCGCACATTTCATGTTGGTAGTTGCAATCTGATTGTCTAATTTCGGAGCCTAAGGCTGCCACATGTGATTAGGTTGCTCATATATAGGCTTTCTGCCGTTTCACGAAATAATGTTGGTAGTCGTCACTATGCCCTCTGCTCTCACTTTTAGTGTCCATCTTGCGCAGCTCGTTTATGATTCAAGTATGAACCAAGTAGTACGGAAGAAAGTATTCGATGAAATGTGAAAAAAGTCGCGATTTATAATCCTGAACATTCGTTCTAGTGCTTTTCACACTTACTTCCCCGGTTTGCCAAGAAGAAAgctcaccaacgattacgatgaTCCCTAATGCAAACTTTGAGTCCAactctgtacgtgttttcatttcgcaatatatggGCTCGCACGCACGATCTATTTCATGCGGCACGTTCGCTAATCGGCAGATCTCGAGAGGTAGCGCGTGGGTGaggcgtgggtgcgattcacagcagttgCCGCAGGCAGagctccactcatgcagcgctttgtttccatgcagacgacgcgcgctactatggcgccatctcgtatccATCATCGCCGgtcactatgttttttttttattctcacgctttcgttccgcCAGCGACGAGAGCGGTCCTTGGTCGCGGGAAAATCtagccaccagtgtcagcggtgATAGCACCCAAGGAAGAGTCACATAGAAGCTTACTcttagccgctcgccatcgccccttgcagcaGCAGCGGTCCCcatcacacacgctggtaccgcggactgacctcTGCAGCTGACGCTGTGGACGAGCGTCGCTCACGTCACCTCATGGCACCcggccccccccctcctctctccccctcccacgGAAGCCCAGATGAGCTCTCTCACGCAGCTGCGCAGGCCGTAGtcgccggcaactcagcgcatgcgcagcccCTCTCCTCATccgtcctcctccgctttccgcatcATGGTTCCGCTGCTACGCTTTCCCcctgcgctttcctcctcctctcatCGCTGTCGGCTTTCTTTCATTTCGCGCTCCACTCGGCGTTCACTTTTATTCTTCGCGGCGCTCGTTCGCTGGGTTATGCTGACGCAGCCCACGTTCGCCGAAGGAACCTGCTGTtaaaagctacgctctgtaaatacgaATTGCTTATGGCTCAGTGCATATCGCACCTCCGTGCTGGCACAGGAAACTGATCACGAAGGCAGCGCTCTGTCGTATACAGTGGAGACGGCGCAAGAGACCAGGTGGCCTCGTGGTCGCGTTGTTCATGAAACCCTCATTTGAGGTGAGGCTTAAACTGAGGCAAATTTGCATTTGTTTTCTGAAAACATAGCGAGTGACATTATTTTGATAATTGATGGTTGAAGTCATCAACTGCTGTCATTAAATTTTAGTAAGGCCATTGTGGCCTGAGTGCTAAGTTCGTAAACACGTTTTTGAGAAGTAAACGCATATCGTGGAAGTAATGCGCGCATGTGTTTTGGGCTTATGCTTTTCAGATTATTCTAACGAAGCTTGCGGCAAAATCGGACGAAGGGCAAATCAAGGCTTGGCTGATGGAAGTAAGTGTACAGGTGTTGGTCTTCCTCTTCTGGTACCTTCCTACGCATATTACAGACTGACACGCATGTTATGGCGTGTCAGACTCACTCCCACAACAAAGGACAGTGGTGGTCTCACGAAAAAGCAAAGAGACTACTTTATTTTCCTCGTAACTGCTTCCACCTAGATCAAGTTTTGAAGCTACACGAAATGCATTTGTATATACCCAGCAGCGCATTtcgtgaaaaaaaatgaagatgcCGCCATTCTACTCCATGACTGTCAGCTTTCAACGACCATTACCGTAATCCCTAATGGGAAATTTGAGAGCAGCTCTGCACGTACTTTCATATCGCGATTGGTTGGATGGCGCGGAGAGTGTCTCGCGCGGCGTGGTTTAAACGGAGCGAAGCGTTGCAGAATGAGTAACACTCAAGTACAACAATAGCAGTGAGCAGAGTCgtcgatcgtcaaaatctgatctgcaAGTTgacgcgtcagcttttatacctGGCTTGTGGAAGGTTCCAGGTTAATTCTTGGTGCCAGCGTGATTTCCAGAAAGTAATACGCAATTGGCGTCGCCCATATAATCCGATTACAAAATGCTTTGGTGACAAGAGCCAGCGGATAGAACTATTGATAACATTCGAAAACTTTCtcatacacgcaggcgcgtcgtGCGTCGATCGATAACGTTTAacacttaataataatatttggggttttacgtgccaaaaccactttctgattatgaggcacgccgtagtggaggactccggaaattttgagcatctggggttccttaacgtgcacctaaatttaagcacacgggtgttttcgcatttcgcccccatcgaaatgcggccgtcgtggccgggattcgatcccgcgacctcgtgctcagcagcccaacaccatagccactgagcaaccacggcgggtataacgTTTAACACTTGTCAGCGGATGAAAACCAATGACGGAAGAAAGATAAAAGATGTGAACAGATGACGGGAtgtactctggcgccatctcttagCGATAATCGCAGAACACGCCGTGCACGGCACCACGGTTCGCGAACCAGGCGGCGCTACGCttttctttcatctttcgctgttgtgctcATTCGTTCGATTACGCAGGGGCCGCCGCCGACACTCGCAGCAGGAACGGGACATTAAGAGCTGAGCTCTAAACTTCAAACAAAGCTAACCACTGAGTGTAACAGTTTACTTACTTGGgagcttttcccttccgcgtctgtaAATGCTCTTTGAACTCGCACAATCGCTCCTAAAAGCGACTCAACCTGTCCAGCTGTCCAAACTGAAACGTGCCAGACGTCTCAAGTCACTGGCTTGCCCGCAAGGAATTCATGAGGACGTTCTATGCCGCTTCTCGGTGCAAGCGCCCATGGCGTAATGGTTTCTACGTCAGGCTTCTGTGCTGGGAGTCCTGAGCTCGAAACCTTCCGGCGGAATGATATTTAACATGGTTATTACTTTTTTATCGCACAGTGTGTTGTTGAAAATAACGAATTTACAAGTTCCAACAAACATTTAAAGCCATAACGACGGAGCTTAggtaaatccatgtacttcccataattcccatgctggatTGTTCCAGCTCCCGTAGAAATTAGCTCCAGAGTTTCCGCTAGTAAATATTGCTTGAAACTGTGTATTGTTCGGTTTCTTAGCTTGTCACGCCAGGTGTCAACACACCCTCGTTTGCTTTGCCTCCTCATAGAGGGGGAGGGTGCTTTGAGGCGCGGTCATTGAAAAACGTATGGGAGGGTAACACATACATAGCTCCACAGTAAAACTTCTTTGTTCCCAGAAAGGAACTTTCCATCTCAGCCGGGACAACTTTCGTCACAGAATAGACGCAACCAAGGGACAATATCACCAgtgagtgaaaaaggcagcataccTATTTCATCCGTTCTTTTAGCAGCCATATTTTTCTGTATGTTGTGTAGTTGCCTAATCACCAAGGAATTACGGGGAGTGGCCGTTGGTATAGCTGAGGGCGTGACATTCGTAGGTTGTCTTCCATGCGCATCTAGGTTGTATGGCGTTCAGCGGTGACGAAATAAAATCAACACAAAGGGCAGCAAAAAATAAATGCCACCCACGTTCGAAATAGAAATGACGTGTTCTGGCGGTATACAGAAATTTCGGGAACGGGGAGGGGGCCTCGAAGTGCGTTTACTAccctctggctacgccactgaataCCACTGCATGATCGGAGACAAGTTGGTTCACCCAGGTCAGGCATGTTTTGATGTTACACTCTGATCAATAAATAATAGTCGTCATGGCATGAGATGGGCAATGTGGGTAAGACACCAAAGTGTGGAAGGCATTGTCATAGCTAAAGGAAGAGAAGCATTCATGGTGGTCTGTTGATTTTGTGCCTACATCAAAACCTGGTTATGACGCATGCCGTAGTAAGAACTCGAGaattattttgaccacttgggtaTCCCGAATGTGCAGCCTATGCGCGGTAGGGGAGCGTTTTTTGTATTCCGCCTTCATCCAAATTCGGTCGAGGCGGTTGTCATCGAGTCCATTACCATGTGCTTGGCCACGACACACAATAGTGGCTGAGAAGCCATAACAGGGGATAATAAAAAGTGTTGGACTGCGACAGGCAATGCAATTAATTGAGCTGATAACTGGTAGTCTTAAAAATTAAATCATTGGTaccaaagaaaaggaaatcaagTCGGTGCGATAGTGACAGTCGATGACGACAGAAAATTCGTCACTGTGGAGAAGTTGAAAATTTTCACATGCATAGTACAAGGCTGAACCGACCTCTCTGGATTAAATACTTAGAGTAGCTAGAGTAGCTATTAAAAAGGCTCAGAATATTGCTTATTTAACGAATGCTCTTCAATATGGGGTCACATCTCATGCATTATATGCCCCTATTTAGGAATCGCAAGAGTCATGTGGGTAGTGATGGCCAAATACTCCGCCAGAGTGTCAGTGTGCGTTCTGGCATTGAAATCTCTTTAAACTCAGTGGAAATTCCCAGTGCGATTGCACCTCGAACAGTATATCTCCACATGCCCGAATAAAGAATGAAAGCGATAATTTATCACTTCTTCGTAAAGCCAGTAAATAACCTGTACTCTTTAAACCTTACCCACATATCGCATAAATCAGACTCCATTTTGCTCATATATAAAATTTTGAACAATGGTACTTCCATAGGACCGGCGAAACTTAGCATTGTATAAAGTGAATCTAAACAGGGAGAAAACGATGGTTTATCCATTTCTTGGCAACATTTATTTCACTTACATATGTTAACCTATTTCCAAACATCAGTCCTAGCATGACCATTTTCCCTCTAAATAAAACTCGGTGACTGACCTCATTCTGCCAGTGACCTCGTGAAAAGATGACCATAAAATTTTTAGCACTTCCACTGACAGCTTCGCTCTTAGATATAATTGTGTTACGCAAATTTTCCTCCAAAATGCCCGAGTGGTGTAATGTCATAACAAACATTTCGCATTGACTGAGTAGTTTCTTGGTTTATTTATCCATCCAGAGCTCTTGAACACCCTGAACCACGCAAACGCTACTAGAAACGCTTCGAATGTTGGCTATGGATACCCTTCGACACCCGGAATTCCTTGGCTGTAAAAGCTCGTAAATCGAGgaggtttttttttaaattccggtTTATTGTAAGACGGTGGTTTCATCCGGCAACCGAAGCTGTGATCACGAGAGCGACTGAATATCATAGCGATGTAATTATTTGTGTTTTAACTAGTTGTTTAATTGTTTAATAATTGATTAAGTAAATATTATTTAAGATATGAGTTTCCTTCGCAAAAATTGTGCATACAACAGTTTTTATATAAATGATGATTTAGGAGGTTTTTGATGACAGATCGTAACCGCGTTTTGCACATAGGAAGAGTGTCGCACCATCCTTTGTTTTCCGCAGAACCAGTTAGGTGCGAGGATGGGACAACTGATCGTTCAGATAATAGCTGACGTAAGTACTCGTTCGAGCTACGGCACCAGTCGGGCATTAAAGTAGCGAAGTAATGCTAGCCCTGTAGTtgacagcttgacatattgccctGGATTCCATGTTCTCCAGCAATATAGAACACTAACTGAAATAGTGTACATTAGTTTTTCTTGCTCTTCAGCTAGATTTCATCATTCGATTCGTCTTCCTTTAAGCTACCTAAATCTCACATGGGTGCATTTTCGAACAAGCGTTATTCTTGTTTTCCAGTAAAGACAAAGGGAAATCGCAAGCCGATTTGCCCGATTATTTATTCGCTTATATTCTTTCAAGAGCTGTTTCCATGACAGCGCAGAGATTTTATTGCTTTAGTGAAGTGAAGCATCTGAATTTACCATGCCCTCATCAACAAATAATACACTAAATGTGTCTTAGCCTAATTTATACCTCATAGTGCTGCAAACGAAAAATTAATTTCCTTCGAAGGTTTCCGTGAAgagtctgtttctttttttagaatGGTGGTTATATTGGGACAGCCTGAAAGACGTTGCTCGTGTAAACGGTATGG is a window from the Dermacentor albipictus isolate Rhodes 1998 colony chromosome 6, USDA_Dalb.pri_finalv2, whole genome shotgun sequence genome containing:
- the LOC139061102 gene encoding uncharacterized protein isoform X4 — its product is MGQAHDKPRWRILKLSSSGNMGKHAFYFTLGQGSCFPRWPCHHPDGARLSASAADARARVSTRKVAVMCNVHCQHSTKLITKAALCRIQWRRRKRPGGLVVALFMKPSFEIILTKLAAKSDEGQIKAWLMEKGTFHLSRDNFRHRIDATKGQYHQTS